A genomic region of Tissierella sp. contains the following coding sequences:
- the hcp gene encoding hydroxylamine reductase produces the protein MENSMFCYQCEQTMGGKGCTKSGVCGKTPEIANLQDLLIYQLKGISCYAKPLIEKGEIIDKEIVKFVENGLFTTLTNVNFDVDVHVRLLQESQRIKEALRDQAPEGKYVDAATYNLSETKEAMLKDSVKAGIMFDQNLDNDIRSLRSTVLFGLKGMSAYGHQARFIEFNNDQVDQFYFLALESTTNDDLALEDMIRMTLRVGDMSIQVMKTLDEANTTKFRNPSPHKVNVNIKKGPFIIVSGHDLRDLEMLLQQTEGKGINVYTHGEMLPSHGYPGLKKYKHLVGNYGSAWQNQQKEFDDIPGCILMTTNCLMRPRESYKDRIFTTNVVGWEGVNHVKVSQDGTKDFSEIINTALALGGFKEDEEAKEILVGFGHQATLSNAETIVNAVKGGDLRHFFVIGGCDGAKPGRNYYTEFAQMVPEDCIILTLACGKYRFNKLEFGTVAGLPRLLDVGQCNDVYSAVKIATSLADAFETDVNFLPLTIVLSWYEQKAVADLLALLSLGVKGMYLGPSLPAFISPNVLQYLVDTFNLKPISTAEDDLKNSLKQAIS, from the coding sequence ATGGAGAATTCAATGTTTTGTTATCAATGTGAACAAACAATGGGTGGCAAGGGATGTACAAAAAGTGGAGTTTGTGGAAAAACCCCAGAAATTGCAAATCTACAAGATTTGTTAATATATCAGTTAAAGGGAATTTCTTGTTATGCTAAGCCCCTGATTGAGAAGGGAGAAATCATTGATAAAGAGATAGTGAAATTTGTAGAAAATGGTTTATTTACAACATTAACAAATGTAAATTTTGATGTGGATGTACATGTAAGATTATTACAAGAATCACAAAGAATAAAAGAAGCATTAAGGGATCAAGCACCGGAAGGAAAATATGTAGATGCAGCTACATATAATCTAAGCGAAACTAAAGAAGCTATGCTAAAAGATTCTGTAAAGGCAGGTATTATGTTTGACCAGAACCTAGATAATGACATCAGATCTCTAAGATCAACAGTATTGTTTGGATTAAAGGGTATGAGTGCCTATGGGCATCAAGCAAGATTTATTGAATTTAATAATGATCAAGTAGATCAATTCTATTTTTTGGCCCTTGAGTCTACTACAAATGATGATTTAGCTCTTGAAGATATGATTCGTATGACTCTAAGAGTTGGAGATATGAGTATTCAGGTAATGAAAACCTTAGATGAAGCTAATACTACAAAGTTTAGAAATCCTTCACCACATAAGGTAAATGTAAACATCAAAAAAGGACCATTCATTATAGTGTCTGGCCATGATTTGAGAGACTTAGAAATGCTTCTTCAACAAACAGAAGGCAAAGGAATAAATGTTTATACTCATGGAGAAATGTTACCTTCACATGGATATCCTGGTTTAAAGAAATATAAGCATCTTGTAGGTAATTATGGTTCAGCATGGCAAAATCAACAAAAAGAGTTTGACGATATCCCGGGATGTATATTAATGACTACTAACTGTTTGATGAGACCAAGAGAATCATATAAGGATAGGATTTTTACTACAAATGTTGTAGGTTGGGAAGGCGTAAATCATGTTAAGGTTTCACAAGATGGAACTAAAGATTTTAGCGAAATAATAAATACAGCATTAGCATTAGGTGGATTTAAAGAAGATGAAGAAGCTAAGGAGATTTTAGTAGGATTCGGACATCAAGCCACATTATCCAATGCTGAAACCATAGTTAACGCTGTTAAAGGCGGAGATTTGAGACATTTCTTTGTAATTGGAGGTTGTGATGGAGCAAAACCTGGAAGAAACTATTATACTGAATTTGCTCAAATGGTCCCAGAAGATTGCATAATTCTTACTTTAGCTTGTGGCAAATATAGATTCAATAAATTAGAATTTGGAACAGTAGCTGGACTACCTAGATTATTAGATGTAGGGCAATGTAATGATGTATACTCAGCAGTAAAAATAGCCACATCACTTGCAGATGCATTTGAAACTGATGTAAATTTTCTTCCACTGACCATTGTACTTTCTTGGTATGAACAAAAGGCCGTAGCTGACTTGCTAGCTCTATTATCACTTGGAGTAAAAGGAATGTATTTAGGGCCAAGTCTGCCAGCCTTTATATCTCCTAATGTATTACAATACTTAGTAGATACATTTAATTTAAAACCAATAAGTACAGCAGAAGATGACTTAAAGAATTCTTTAAAACAAGCAATAAGCTAG
- the cdaS gene encoding sporulation-specific diadenylate cyclase CdaS yields MNYENCDFSPMKQNVKKEISQVILELQKNLESMDNENYCLLSNFEKIKEHFIDIDMKASSFYLNCYLSPFTDKYSELSICVQNMSHRRHGGLIVIRREDSLDDLIQPGISIGAELTHTLLESIFFPGNPLHDGAVMVNGNQIVSATNILPLTNRIVGDKKLGTRHRSALGLSERSDALVLVVSEETGRVSFGFKGNLYPIHTGES; encoded by the coding sequence GTGAACTATGAAAATTGTGACTTTTCCCCAATGAAACAGAATGTAAAAAAAGAGATCAGCCAAGTAATACTTGAGCTACAAAAAAATTTAGAATCAATGGATAACGAAAATTACTGTCTGCTTAGTAACTTCGAAAAAATAAAGGAGCATTTTATAGACATTGATATGAAAGCTTCTAGTTTTTATTTGAATTGTTATTTATCTCCTTTTACAGATAAATATTCGGAATTATCCATTTGCGTTCAAAATATGTCTCATCGTAGGCATGGTGGGTTAATTGTCATTCGACGAGAAGATTCCCTTGACGATTTAATCCAGCCAGGTATTTCAATCGGAGCTGAGTTGACTCATACTCTATTAGAATCCATATTTTTTCCGGGAAATCCACTTCATGATGGTGCTGTCATGGTAAATGGTAATCAAATCGTTTCCGCAACAAATATTCTTCCACTTACGAATAGGATTGTCGGTGATAAAAAACTTGGTACTCGACACCGCTCTGCACTAGGTTTATCCGAGCGGAGTGATGCCCTAGTACTTGTAGTATCCGAAGAGACAGGTAGGGTTTCATTCGGATTTAAAGGAAATCTCTATCCCATTCATACTGGTGAATCCTAA
- a CDS encoding ABC transporter ATP-binding protein, whose protein sequence is MKNKLRNEFVTKKLKQYAKKEAKSLSTGLLISFIRTALEIIGPIIIGYILNNYIKLGMTMSDFVSIAKLLGIYLIVYVLCGLFGNLALIAFEQAANKISFNAQKDVYKHVTKLPISYFDNLPAGDIVSRITNDTNRLKMMFQLILADMTTSTIMIVSIYGMILITNFPVAMLLLILVPIIYIIFKDLRYKTAKYTTLNRQFVGDINASINENIQNIEIIQAFNKEDYIKSEFNDINDNIFKANLKVTKVRSYGGYRAIDALSYVGTILVLLYFGVGKITGDYAVSVGSLYIVIDYVSKIFNNISTVVTRFGELEQSYASATHVFDLLRLDTMEELPEELTEVKGDVKFEDVYFAYDENDVLKGIDFEVKSGESIAFVGSTGSGKSTIINLILKFYEPRLGNIYIDGKDNKNINRSSLREQMAVVLQDAFLFETDVKDNIRLDDTRFSDKDIERALIDVGADDLVKRGINQKIFEKGNNLSQGEKQLISFARAYIRNPKILILDEATSNIDTETEKIIQKGIKKLKEDRTTIIIAHRLSTIKDVDKIIVLNKGRIVERGNHESLMAKDGLYKNMYDEQMRKQEI, encoded by the coding sequence ATGAAGAATAAATTGCGTAATGAATTTGTGACAAAAAAATTAAAACAATATGCTAAGAAGGAAGCGAAATCTTTATCAACTGGATTGTTGATTTCCTTTATTCGTACAGCTTTGGAAATAATAGGTCCTATTATAATAGGTTATATACTTAATAACTATATAAAATTAGGTATGACGATGTCTGATTTTGTTTCAATAGCAAAGCTTCTAGGTATTTATTTGATAGTATATGTTCTTTGCGGATTGTTTGGAAATTTGGCTCTTATTGCTTTTGAACAAGCTGCAAATAAAATTTCATTTAATGCCCAAAAGGATGTTTACAAACATGTTACTAAACTTCCAATATCATATTTTGATAATTTACCTGCTGGGGATATAGTTTCCCGAATCACAAATGATACAAATAGACTGAAGATGATGTTTCAATTAATTTTAGCAGACATGACAACTTCAACTATCATGATTGTTAGTATCTATGGAATGATTCTAATAACGAATTTTCCTGTTGCTATGTTGCTTTTAATACTAGTACCAATAATCTACATTATATTTAAAGACTTAAGGTATAAAACAGCAAAGTATACAACACTTAACCGTCAGTTTGTTGGGGATATAAATGCTAGTATCAATGAAAATATACAAAATATAGAAATTATCCAGGCATTTAACAAAGAAGATTATATAAAAAGTGAATTTAATGATATAAATGATAATATATTTAAAGCTAATTTAAAAGTCACAAAAGTTAGAAGCTACGGAGGGTACAGAGCAATTGATGCTCTAAGTTATGTGGGAACAATACTGGTTCTTTTGTACTTTGGTGTGGGCAAAATAACTGGTGATTATGCGGTTTCTGTAGGAAGTTTGTATATAGTAATAGACTATGTCTCAAAGATTTTTAACAACATAAGTACTGTTGTTACTAGATTTGGGGAATTGGAACAATCTTATGCTTCTGCGACACATGTATTCGATTTGCTTAGATTAGATACAATGGAGGAATTGCCAGAAGAACTTACAGAGGTAAAAGGTGATGTGAAATTTGAAGATGTTTACTTTGCATATGATGAGAATGATGTTCTAAAGGGTATAGATTTTGAGGTGAAAAGTGGAGAAAGTATTGCATTTGTTGGTTCTACTGGGAGTGGTAAAAGCACAATAATAAACTTAATTTTAAAATTTTATGAACCAAGGCTCGGAAATATATACATTGATGGAAAAGACAACAAAAATATTAACAGAAGTTCTCTTAGAGAGCAGATGGCTGTTGTTCTTCAAGATGCATTTCTTTTTGAAACGGATGTTAAGGACAATATAAGGCTTGATGATACTAGATTTAGTGATAAAGATATAGAAAGAGCTCTTATAGATGTAGGAGCTGATGACTTAGTAAAAAGGGGAATTAATCAGAAAATATTTGAGAAGGGTAACAATCTTAGTCAAGGTGAGAAGCAATTAATTTCATTTGCTAGGGCATATATTAGAAATCCAAAGATCCTAATACTTGATGAAGCAACATCAAATATTGATACCGAAACAGAAAAAATAATACAAAAAGGTATAAAAAAGCTAAAAGAAGATCGTACCACTATTATAATTGCTCATAGACTTTCTACAATAAAAGATGTAGATAAAATTATTGTTCTAAATAAGGGGAGGATTGTTGAGAGAGGTAATCATGAATCACTTATGGCTAAAGACGGCTTATATAAAAACATGTACGATGAACAGATGAGAAAACAAGAGATATAG
- a CDS encoding ABC transporter ATP-binding protein, with the protein MFKKFWWFISYYKIKYILAILFLFLSNLVGLIPPYITGRLTDMIFEGTIALKPFLIILSVNLLIIIIKYFFAMGWSYFTFRAANEIDYKARDNLMNKLLKQSLKFFEENSTGSLMAKATNDVDRISELAGFGTLSLFDSTMFPLLIIIMMMVVVDVKLTLASIVPLPILAYLVILIGNQIYVRWDKVQRAFDKLNTNVLEDIEGIRIIRVFNLQKSRYDKFEKRGQDLVDRNLDVVKYQALITPIQTIIPALTFIIAIGYGSFLISRGEISIGQLVSFTYYLNMLVWPMYAFGNFINIKQQASASMDRIQEVLDYEEDIVESYQAVDVKTNSDMEFRNHNFRYPSSKEDILKNLNIRLENGKSLGILGKTGSGKSTFLKQLLTLYPMETDSIYLDGEKIDRYTISSIRELTGYVPQNHMIFSKTIRDNIKLSKQDATDEEVMEAIRLADLEKDLNTFPKGLDTLAGEKGISLSGGQKQRISIARAFLKDPHILILDDAMSAVDGRTEKNIINNIETNRKGKTTIIASHRISQVKDLDEIIVLDKGKIVESGTHDELLKEGRWYFDQYMNQIARSRFDEE; encoded by the coding sequence ATGTTTAAAAAATTCTGGTGGTTTATTTCCTATTACAAAATTAAATATATTTTAGCTATTCTTTTTTTGTTTTTGAGTAATTTAGTCGGATTGATACCGCCTTATATAACTGGTAGATTGACTGATATGATATTTGAGGGAACTATTGCTCTAAAGCCATTTCTTATTATCTTAAGTGTTAATCTGCTCATCATAATCATAAAGTATTTCTTTGCTATGGGCTGGAGCTATTTTACATTCAGAGCAGCTAATGAGATAGATTATAAAGCTAGGGACAATCTTATGAATAAGTTGTTAAAACAATCCCTAAAATTTTTCGAAGAGAATTCAACTGGTTCCCTTATGGCAAAAGCAACTAATGATGTAGATAGAATTAGTGAATTAGCTGGTTTTGGCACCCTTAGTTTGTTTGATTCCACAATGTTTCCTTTGCTTATCATAATTATGATGATGGTCGTTGTAGATGTAAAATTGACTTTAGCTTCCATAGTGCCACTTCCAATACTTGCATACTTAGTTATCTTAATTGGAAATCAGATTTATGTAAGATGGGATAAGGTGCAAAGAGCATTTGACAAACTAAATACAAATGTTCTAGAAGACATTGAAGGAATAAGGATAATTCGAGTCTTTAATCTTCAAAAATCACGATATGATAAATTTGAGAAAAGGGGACAGGACTTAGTTGATAGAAACCTGGATGTTGTAAAATATCAAGCCCTAATAACTCCTATTCAAACTATTATACCAGCACTTACATTTATCATAGCAATAGGCTATGGATCCTTTTTAATCTCTAGAGGCGAGATTTCTATAGGACAACTAGTTTCCTTTACCTATTATTTGAATATGCTAGTATGGCCCATGTATGCTTTTGGTAACTTTATCAATATCAAACAACAGGCCAGTGCATCTATGGATAGAATTCAAGAGGTATTGGATTATGAAGAAGATATTGTTGAGAGTTACCAGGCTGTGGATGTAAAGACAAATTCAGATATGGAATTTAGAAATCACAATTTCAGATACCCATCATCAAAAGAAGATATCTTAAAAAATTTAAATATTAGATTAGAAAATGGTAAATCCTTGGGAATACTAGGCAAGACTGGTTCTGGAAAATCCACTTTTTTAAAGCAATTATTAACTCTTTATCCAATGGAGACAGATAGTATATACCTTGATGGAGAAAAGATTGATAGATACACCATTTCAAGTATAAGAGAACTAACGGGGTATGTACCACAAAACCATATGATATTTTCTAAAACAATAAGGGATAATATTAAACTCTCTAAACAAGATGCTACTGATGAAGAAGTAATGGAAGCAATAAGACTTGCTGATTTGGAAAAAGATCTTAACACATTTCCTAAAGGATTAGATACACTTGCTGGCGAGAAAGGAATTTCCCTATCAGGTGGGCAGAAACAGAGAATCAGTATTGCAAGAGCCTTTTTAAAGGATCCCCATATTTTGATATTAGATGATGCAATGAGTGCTGTAGACGGAAGAACAGAAAAGAATATCATCAATAATATTGAGACCAACAGGAAAGGTAAGACTACAATTATTGCAAGTCACAGGATAAGTCAAGTTAAAGACCTTGATGAAATAATAGTTCTTGATAAGGGAAAAATCGTCGAGAGTGGAACCCATGATGAACTTCTTAAGGAAGGAAGATGGTATTTTGATCAATATATGAATCAGATAGCAAGGAGCCGTTTTGATGAAGAATAA
- a CDS encoding MFS transporter: MKKDKEIAQHYQGNDRLLFGIVMSVITFWLFAQTTLNIAPTIRTDLGIDVNTSNIAVSITALFSGIFIVVIGGLGDRFGRIKITKIGLFMSIIGSLFIAASPKGTAVFLITGRIVQGLSAACIMPNTLALIKDYYQGTERQRAISFWSIGSWGGSGLCSLFGGFVTSTIGWRWIFWISIIVAIGSFFLINGTPESVTPSKDKYQSFDFAGVFTFMIGMVALNIVIGQGARIGWSSLVILGLVALSIIMLFDFFMIERSKKNSFIDFNLFKNKTYTGAAISNFLLNGAAGTLIVVLSLVQLGAGLTSFQSGLLTIGYLIAIIVTIRVGEKMLQKWGARKPMILGCIITGIGIFMTSFTFVLTSQYMVIATIGFTFFGVGLGFYATPSTDAALSTVPAEKAGSASGIYKMASSLGAAFGVAISAAIFTGFSNGRVKFIEGFFWGRVDNISIRYAAAIALLFNLVMVIIAIISILITIPAGKSAMRD; this comes from the coding sequence ATGAAAAAGGACAAAGAAATAGCACAACATTATCAAGGTAATGACAGATTACTATTTGGCATTGTAATGAGTGTCATTACTTTCTGGCTTTTCGCTCAAACAACTTTGAATATTGCACCAACAATTCGTACTGATTTAGGGATTGATGTAAATACCAGTAATATTGCTGTCAGTATAACAGCTTTATTCTCAGGCATTTTTATAGTTGTAATTGGAGGTTTAGGTGACAGGTTTGGTCGTATCAAAATTACAAAAATAGGGCTTTTTATGAGTATAATAGGTTCTCTGTTTATTGCTGCATCACCTAAAGGAACTGCAGTTTTTTTAATTACAGGACGTATTGTCCAGGGTCTTTCAGCTGCTTGTATAATGCCTAACACCTTGGCATTAATTAAGGATTACTATCAAGGGACTGAACGTCAGAGAGCTATTAGTTTCTGGTCTATTGGTTCCTGGGGAGGATCTGGTCTTTGTTCACTTTTTGGTGGATTCGTCACTTCAACTATTGGGTGGCGCTGGATATTTTGGATATCTATTATTGTTGCAATAGGAAGTTTTTTTCTAATCAATGGAACGCCAGAAAGCGTAACACCTTCTAAGGACAAATATCAGAGTTTTGACTTTGCAGGAGTTTTTACTTTTATGATTGGAATGGTAGCATTAAATATAGTCATAGGGCAGGGGGCTAGAATCGGCTGGTCAAGTCTTGTTATATTGGGCCTTGTTGCATTGTCTATTATAATGCTTTTCGATTTTTTCATGATTGAAAGAAGCAAAAAAAACAGCTTTATTGACTTTAATTTATTTAAAAATAAAACTTATACTGGAGCAGCAATTTCAAATTTTTTACTAAATGGAGCTGCTGGTACATTAATAGTGGTTTTGTCATTGGTACAGTTAGGAGCAGGGCTAACTTCTTTTCAGTCTGGTCTACTGACTATTGGGTATTTGATTGCCATTATTGTGACAATCAGGGTTGGTGAAAAGATGCTGCAAAAGTGGGGGGCTCGTAAACCGATGATTTTAGGCTGTATCATTACTGGAATTGGCATTTTTATGACATCCTTTACCTTTGTTTTAACTAGTCAATATATGGTAATAGCTACAATCGGCTTTACTTTTTTTGGAGTAGGTTTAGGTTTCTATGCTACACCATCTACGGATGCTGCCTTATCCACAGTTCCAGCAGAAAAAGCTGGTTCAGCTTCAGGAATTTATAAAATGGCATCCTCTTTAGGTGCTGCCTTTGGCGTGGCAATCTCAGCTGCAATATTTACAGGATTTAGTAATGGCAGAGTAAAGTTTATTGAAGGTTTTTTCTGGGGGCGTGTTGACAATATTTCAATACGTTATGCTGCGGCAATAGCATTGCTATTCAATTTGGTCATGGTAATAATAGCGATTATTTCTATTTTGATTACAATTCCAGCTGGTAAATCAGCAATGCGAGATTGA
- a CDS encoding ABC transporter ATP-binding protein, with protein sequence MMNKKSKAAFKPKDSKKTLIRLFGYFKFYKFLFVFGILSIILSSLAEVAATGMLSPIIDIFVSGGSTNNAIKYMLIMAGFVLVVALGQYIGNRTMAGLAQKIIHRIREEMFAHMEKLPISYFDTHSHGELMSTFTNDVDMLNQSLEQAVSQIIISIVTVIGTFIMMLVISPVLTLVVAIMLILMFVVIKFIGSKSAGYFRNQQIRLADMNGYIEEMMSGQKVVKVFNYEDRAIEDFRNRNDELRKSSSRASTFGVMLMPIMGNLTFVLYSVTAMLGSFLVIKGSLSVGNIAAFLQYTRTISRPITMVSNQLNTLFAALAGAERIFNILDEEVEMDEGDVRLVRDCNGVGNCCWKVPKEDGSYENVPVNGYITFKDVDFGYVPEKQVLNNINLYAKPGQKIAFVGSTGAGKTTITNLINRFYEINNGSILYDGVDIRRINKFDLRSTMSIVLQDVHLFEGTVADNIRYGRLDATDEEVKEAAKLANAHYFIKHLPQGYDTMLITDGQNLSQGERQLLSIARAAIADPEILILDEATSSVDTRTEKLISEGMDKLMEGRTTFVIAHRLSTVRDSNAIMVLEQGEIIERGDHEGLMAQKGRYYALNAGTIELD encoded by the coding sequence ATGATGAATAAGAAAAGTAAAGCTGCATTTAAACCAAAGGACTCCAAGAAAACCCTTATTAGGCTATTTGGTTACTTTAAATTTTACAAATTTCTATTTGTATTTGGAATACTATCAATAATCCTTTCATCCTTGGCAGAAGTAGCTGCAACTGGGATGTTAAGCCCTATAATAGATATATTTGTCAGTGGGGGATCTACTAACAATGCAATAAAATATATGCTTATAATGGCAGGATTTGTATTGGTAGTTGCCCTTGGACAGTATATAGGCAATCGCACCATGGCAGGGTTAGCTCAGAAGATAATCCATAGAATCCGTGAAGAAATGTTTGCACATATGGAAAAGCTACCAATTTCCTACTTTGATACCCATTCTCATGGAGAGCTGATGTCCACCTTTACAAATGATGTGGATATGTTGAATCAGTCACTAGAACAGGCTGTTTCCCAAATTATCATATCAATAGTAACAGTTATAGGTACTTTTATTATGATGTTAGTCATTAGTCCAGTCCTTACCCTTGTAGTAGCTATTATGCTAATATTAATGTTTGTTGTTATTAAGTTTATTGGTTCAAAATCTGCTGGTTACTTTAGAAATCAGCAGATTAGGCTTGCAGATATGAATGGCTATATCGAGGAAATGATGTCAGGGCAAAAGGTAGTAAAGGTATTTAATTATGAGGATAGAGCAATTGAAGATTTTAGGAACAGAAATGATGAATTAAGAAAATCATCATCTCGAGCTTCTACATTTGGTGTTATGCTAATGCCAATAATGGGAAACCTAACCTTTGTACTCTATTCCGTAACAGCTATGCTAGGTTCCTTTTTAGTAATTAAAGGTTCTCTTAGTGTAGGTAATATTGCTGCCTTCTTACAATATACAAGAACTATATCAAGACCTATAACTATGGTATCTAATCAACTTAATACCTTGTTTGCAGCTCTAGCGGGTGCTGAAAGAATCTTCAACATCCTGGATGAGGAAGTAGAAATGGATGAAGGTGATGTAAGACTTGTAAGGGATTGTAATGGAGTGGGTAACTGCTGTTGGAAGGTTCCAAAAGAAGATGGTAGTTATGAGAATGTTCCGGTTAATGGGTACATTACATTTAAGGATGTAGACTTTGGATATGTACCTGAAAAGCAGGTCTTAAACAACATTAATCTATATGCAAAACCAGGACAAAAAATTGCCTTTGTTGGTTCTACAGGAGCAGGAAAAACTACTATTACAAACCTTATAAACCGCTTCTATGAAATAAATAATGGTTCGATTCTTTATGATGGAGTAGATATTAGAAGAATAAATAAGTTCGACTTAAGAAGTACCATGAGTATAGTTCTGCAAGATGTTCACTTATTTGAAGGAACAGTAGCAGATAATATAAGATATGGTAGACTAGATGCTACAGATGAAGAGGTAAAAGAAGCAGCAAAGCTTGCTAATGCACACTACTTTATTAAGCATCTACCTCAAGGCTATGACACTATGCTTATAACAGATGGGCAGAACCTTTCACAGGGTGAAAGACAGCTTCTTTCCATTGCAAGAGCAGCTATTGCAGATCCTGAGATTCTTATCCTGGATGAGGCTACATCCTCAGTAGATACAAGAACTGAAAAACTTATATCTGAAGGAATGGATAAGCTTATGGAAGGTAGAACAACCTTTGTAATTGCTCATAGACTTTCTACAGTTCGTGATTCCAATGCCATTATGGTACTTGAACAAGGAGAAATAATTGAGCGTGGAGACCATGAGGGTCTAATGGCACAAAAGGGACGTTATTATGCATTAAATGCTGGAACAATTGAATTAGATTAA
- a CDS encoding ABC transporter ATP-binding protein — protein sequence MRKLLPLMKKYIVFAVLSPIFMILEVLGDVIIPYLMSRIVDVGIANQDIDYIIKTGIVMILVALFAMFFGVSSSFFGASAGYGFAAEIRQKVFGKIQSFSFANLDTFTVSSLITRLTNDCNTVGQVTMMSLRMAIRAPSMMIFALIMAFSINASLARVFLISLPVLAIAITIALSKARPLFIKLQTHVDKVNGVIQENLTNMRVVKSFNRQDFEEAKFKEKNDDLMNTALKAISYIIFLMPVFNLIVYATIIAVLWFGGKQITVGSMSGGALISFVTYITQVLMSLMMISMYFMNLLRGSASISRILEVVNTESEIKEISNPINEMKDGKISFENVSFIYPGSSEHTLKNVNFSINSGETLGIIGSTGSSKSTLVQLIARLYDVTGGSVKVGGVDVRDYDIELLRDKVAFVLQKNTLFSGTLRSNMKWGNENATDEEIIEALKHAQAWEFVSTYEDGLDHIVEQNGDNYSGGQKQRLSIARALMKSPKAIILDDSTSAVDMTTDAKIQKVFKQDLPDVTTIIIAQRISSIQQADRIIVMHEGNIESMGSHDELMQESPIYKEIYESQQKGVIGE from the coding sequence TTGAGAAAATTATTACCATTAATGAAGAAATATATTGTATTTGCAGTATTGAGTCCAATATTTATGATCTTGGAAGTATTAGGAGATGTAATTATTCCATATCTTATGTCTAGAATCGTAGATGTAGGTATTGCAAATCAAGACATAGACTATATTATAAAAACTGGAATTGTGATGATATTAGTAGCACTTTTTGCTATGTTTTTCGGAGTTTCTAGCTCTTTTTTCGGTGCAAGTGCTGGGTATGGATTTGCTGCTGAAATAAGACAAAAGGTATTTGGAAAGATTCAGAGTTTTTCTTTTGCAAATCTAGATACTTTTACAGTATCATCATTAATTACACGGCTTACAAATGACTGTAATACCGTAGGACAGGTAACTATGATGAGCCTTAGAATGGCTATTAGGGCCCCATCTATGATGATTTTTGCACTTATTATGGCATTTAGTATAAATGCATCCTTGGCTAGGGTATTTCTAATATCATTGCCTGTTTTAGCTATAGCAATAACCATTGCATTAAGCAAGGCAAGACCGCTTTTCATAAAACTTCAAACTCATGTAGACAAAGTAAATGGAGTAATTCAGGAAAACTTAACAAATATGAGGGTTGTTAAGTCTTTTAACAGACAAGATTTTGAAGAAGCTAAATTTAAAGAAAAAAATGATGATTTAATGAATACAGCTCTAAAAGCTATTTCATATATAATATTCTTGATGCCTGTATTTAATTTGATTGTTTATGCTACAATAATTGCAGTATTGTGGTTTGGAGGTAAGCAAATTACAGTGGGAAGTATGAGTGGAGGAGCTCTTATATCCTTTGTAACATATATTACTCAGGTTCTTATGTCATTGATGATGATATCAATGTACTTTATGAATCTTTTACGTGGTTCTGCTTCTATATCAAGAATTTTAGAAGTTGTAAATACTGAATCTGAGATAAAGGAAATATCAAACCCAATTAATGAAATGAAGGATGGAAAAATATCCTTTGAAAATGTTAGTTTTATATATCCAGGTAGTTCTGAACATACTCTTAAGAATGTAAACTTTAGTATTAATTCTGGGGAGACTTTAGGCATTATAGGTTCAACGGGTTCTTCAAAATCCACATTGGTTCAGCTAATAGCTAGACTTTATGATGTAACTGGAGGCTCTGTAAAGGTAGGAGGAGTAGATGTAAGAGATTACGATATAGAACTACTTCGTGATAAGGTAGCCTTTGTATTACAAAAGAATACCTTATTCTCAGGTACTTTAAGAAGCAACATGAAGTGGGGTAACGAGAATGCAACTGACGAAGAGATAATAGAGGCATTAAAACATGCACAGGCCTGGGAATTTGTATCTACCTACGAGGATGGATTGGATCATATTGTAGAACAGAACGGTGATAACTACTCTGGTGGACAAAAGCAAAGACTTTCTATTGCCCGAGCTCTAATGAAGTCACCAAAAGCAATTATATTGGATGACTCTACAAGTGCTGTAGATATGACTACAGATGCCAAGATTCAAAAAGTATTTAAACAGGATCTACCTGATGTTACTACTATTATAATAGCTCAACGAATTTCATCAATACAGCAGGCAGATAGGATAATTGTTATGCATGAAGGAAATATAGAATCCATGGGTTCTCATGATGAACTGATGCAAGAATCTCCAATCTATAAAGAAATATATGAGTCACAGCAGAAAGGAGTGATTGGAGAATGA